Within Anopheles nili chromosome 3, idAnoNiliSN_F5_01, whole genome shotgun sequence, the genomic segment aaaaaggtttgttttttgttttagaccACTTACTCCAAGGTTTTTGTGACGCGTGCGTTCCGGGAACAGCTGATCGAGATCGTTATTTTCGTGGTAGTCCCCGGTGGCACCGTAATTTCTCGTCTCGTACAGCGGGCTCTGCGCCTGTATCCGGAATCGCTCCTCGCGGTTATTCTGTATATCAAACGTTTGTGCTAGCGCAAAGTACGAGTAGTCGATGCAGGCGTACGTGAGCAGGAAAGGCATCGTCACAATCGGTGCTAGCGTGTTGATGTCGCCTATGATGATGAATGTGGTAGTCACACCGGCCACAACGGCCATCGCATACAGTGGCACTTTGTTGGGTCCGCGACCCTTGCCCAACTTGCCGATGCCGGGGATGACGTTTTCGTTGGCGATGCTCTGCAGGACGCGCGGCGTTCCGTACATCGCACCGAGACATGAAGACATGCTGGACACGTAGATGCCGGCCAGCAGCAAAAACTCCACCGCGGAGACTTTGACCGCGATCTGATAATCCGTCAGCAAGTGCTTCCGTTGGCAGGTGGCCCCGAGAAACAGTATGAACACCATGTACAGGAACGTGGACGTGCTGAGGGCGGCCAGCGTTCCGTTCGGGATGTCCGTCGATGGTGCGCGCAGGTCGCCGCTCATGTTGATCCCGGACAGAATGCCCGTGATCGTCGGAAAGAACACTCCGAACACGGTGAACCAGGACGTACCGTCTGTGTAAGCGGACCAGAGATTTGCTGCCATATTGCCCGAACCCCAGCCTTCGAATCCGTGCTCGGGTGCCTCACCGATGAAGCTGCCGACCATGAAATCCAACGCTGACATCAGAATCACGATTAGCAGGGCGAACTGTAGCTTCACAACCCACTTAACTCCTGCCACATTGATCACGCCGAGCAGCAGGACAGCGGTAATTGCAAAGCCACGAATCGCCCACTGATTGCCCTCCAGCCCGACCAGTCCCGCGATGGACTCTCCAAAGCCGAGCACGTTCAGCGCACAGCCCACGGCTTGACCAAAGCAGTACAGCAGCCCAAGGGACCCGCCAAACCGAGACCCGAGCGTGTGGGCGATCAGGAAGTACACGCCACCGCTCTCCACCCGACAGCGTTCGCAAATGCCGACAGCTGATAGCACTGACACGAGCGCAATACCAACCGCACAGAAAATGATCAGTATGGCGTGCATGATGCCCGCTTCAGCCACGATCCATCCGGAACGCAAGAACACGATAACGCCAAAGATGTTGATCAGACAGGAGGTGAACACACCATCCCACGTGCCGAACAGGACGGGCTGGGAGATGAAGAAGTTACTCCTCCACCACGGCTTATCGCCCTGGTCCTCGGCGAAGATCTCATCCCGGCCGGACGCGTGGTGTCCTCCGGCACCGTAATCGTACTCGTTGCCGAGATCGACAAAGCCTCCACTGCCACCGCCGGTTCGACCGTGTCCGGCCCGGTTCCGTTCGGTTGGTGATGAATCATCGCTACCGAGTCCGTACCTGTAAGGAATGTAAGTAGTCCATGTTAAAAGGGAATGAAATTCATCTCCGGTATCCTCGTAGCTTCACAACGTTTGCTGATACGGGGCAAGGATCGCTCATACCTGGACCAGTCTACATTTGACCCGTTGGGCATACCTTGCCCAAGTTAATACGGCCACGTCACGAACAATTGAGAGTGCAACAAGTACTCCTTTGGCGTTTGCACGATGTTTCCTGTCCCGTGCTAGAAAATAGCAATCGAAAGTGCGTAGAAGCG encodes:
- the LOC128722724 gene encoding solute carrier family 12 member 8 — its product is MPNGSNVDWSRYGLGSDDSSPTERNRAGHGRTGGGSGGFVDLGNEYDYGAGGHHASGRDEIFAEDQGDKPWWRSNFFISQPVLFGTWDGVFTSCLINIFGVIVFLRSGWIVAEAGIMHAILIIFCAVGIALVSVLSAVGICERCRVESGGVYFLIAHTLGSRFGGSLGLLYCFGQAVGCALNVLGFGESIAGLVGLEGNQWAIRGFAITAVLLLGVINVAGVKWVVKLQFALLIVILMSALDFMVGSFIGEAPEHGFEGWGSGNMAANLWSAYTDGTSWFTVFGVFFPTITGILSGINMSGDLRAPSTDIPNGTLAALSTSTFLYMVFILFLGATCQRKHLLTDYQIAVKVSAVEFLLLAGIYVSSMSSCLGAMYGTPRVLQSIANENVIPGIGKLGKGRGPNKVPLYAMAVVAGVTTTFIIIGDINTLAPIVTMPFLLTYACIDYSYFALAQTFDIQNNREERFRIQAQSPLYETRNYGATGDYHENNDLDQLFPERTRHKNLGTPTNSPQHVPSTAATSTVRNRESVDRSQQPNGIPHSASVTSADSEVVFRDGTNNTNNTNSISEADDEPIAPIRPPIHSKTKNWYSGFCNRWASLLGAGIKILVMLLVNWVYALVCIATVLIVWFYVGTANPAVKPGLAHEFRFFVWLKNVVFRCFGKRVHDYEQVVVTQTCPNVNLASAQLNEENEDFASRRRYHQTAVVQGRYVDEV